In Macrobrachium rosenbergii isolate ZJJX-2024 chromosome 6, ASM4041242v1, whole genome shotgun sequence, a genomic segment contains:
- the LOC136839365 gene encoding probable G-protein coupled receptor B0563.6 yields the protein MRTECRMGAVNASSECQRICKHKELDEIYSVVFEVVFPVLIVLGIISNVVNLIVLTRPRMMNKIYRWLRTLAVVDICLCVLTTPVCMANSGHTPSGVVLAKYYSMFGWSLSIGSQIVSFYLMVWFAYDRYLAVCCHERYPKSLRYEKFRGRVIFTITFVVILYAPTMFVGLVCPVDGGWKPLDGYRNIEEGWYKAYSWIREIFSRLVPAGFMTIFNIKIALRLKHLRSIRDGFANGVPPSRRDKERKLVVLLFWVTAFFYIYNTPVAVYYLVFLNHDILPADRENDVLTFGVISNLVQMIGNVSNFTVYFFINPEYQKTLKGLCCRSPSKANGLDVSEVSQSYKGQQASHNNTLRSLTYGNSVNDISSSGVHVAPKE from the exons ATGAGAAcag agTGCAGAATGGGCGCAGTCAACGCCAGCTCCGAGTGCCAGAGGATCTGCAAACATAAGGAGCTGGACGAAATCTACTCCGTGGTCTTCGAAGTGGTCTTTCCCGTCCTGATTGTCCTTGGCATCATTTCGAACGTGGTCAATCTCATCGTTCTTACGAGACCTCGGATGATGAACAAGATTTACAG GTGGCTGCGTACACTGGCCGTTGTTGATATATGCCTGTGCGTTCTGACGACGCCCGTGTGCATGGCCAACAGCGGACACACCCCCTCAGGGGTCGTCTTGGCCAAGTACTACTCCATGTTTGGTTGGTCTCTCAGCATCGGATCGCAGATCGTCAGCTTTTACCTCATGGTGTGGTTTGCCTACGACAGGTATCTGGCCGTCTGCTGCCACGAGAGGTACCCCAAGAGCCTGCGCTACGAGAAATTCAGGGGGCGCGTCATCTTCACCATCACGTTTGTCGTTATCCTCTACGCCCCGACGATGTTCGTTGGACTAGTTTGCCCAGTGGACGGTGGCTGGAAGCCTTTGGACGGCTACAGGAACATAGAAGAGGGCTGGTATAAGGCCTATTCCTGGATCAGGGAGATATTCTCCCGTCTGGTACCAGCAGGTTTCATGACGATCTTTAACATCAAAATCGCCCTCAGACTGAAGCACCTCCGAAGCATAAGGGACGGCTTCGCCAACGGAGTCCCCCCTTCGAGGAGAGACAAAGAACGGAAGCTGGTTGTCTTGCTGTTCTGGGTGACTGCGTTCTTCTACATCTACAACACCCCAGTCGCCGTCTACTACTTGGTGTTCTTGAACCACGACATACTGCCGGCCGATCGGGAGAACGACGTCCTCACCTTCGGAGTCATTAGCAACCTGGTTCAGATGATTGGGAACGTCTCCAACTTCACCGTGTACTTCTTCATCAACCCGGAATACCAGAAGACGCTCAAAGGCCTCTGCTGTCGCTCGCCCTCCAAGGCGAACGGCCTCGACGTCTCGGAAGTAAGCCAGAGTTACAAAGGGCAGCAGGCGTCTCACAACAACACGCTAAGGTCATTGACTTACGGTAATTCAGTCAATGATATCTCTAGTTCTGGCGTTCACGTTGCCCCTAAAGAATGA